A single window of Leptospira dzoumogneensis DNA harbors:
- a CDS encoding methyl-accepting chemotaxis protein — MSIRLRISLYISIVLFTAFALLAAYNSYSSYQNLREEVEQSSDVTAERWTYEIMEELNTLMGLIRGLRFPLIYASPQREQVIQTLQEIMKRNQDYFGMWLCYEPNAYDGKDTLYKNRPGHDGSGRFIPYLNRARAKDMVDLEALRDYNNTDDTGDFYQITKKTDKPTVVGPYYYTVSGKNILMISLVVPISVEGHFYGAAGMDIDLKNLQERIGNKRPFRGKGHIALISPAGLYAINGENKDLLGKKIPDENELKQYLENVKEGKRFVYESGGDTSYYFPFHIGKDPKFWTLMVSIPNSVYYENIGEIILKAVLSSFLILIVVLLSLNLIFDRLVSSGLLKAIGFSDEIAKGNLTVRNDYPVKDEIGTLFLSMDQMRENLLNVVKEMRSSSEKLSSKSEEMAVSSRNFADIAQTQASAAEESSAAVEELAASAQNVGKSMEKAVENTKEIDGNSMRLKEQIVSINQEMQGLVNLAVESKRQAVTGENAMFASTNAMGEIGESASRITEILSIITEISEKTNLLALNAAIEAARAGEAGKGFAVVAEEIGKLASQTSSSVQEIGELVESTNDAVMNGNSKVEEASQILKKLKQSVNEFEISANKVLVSVKEQETNTGKIQSSSNTLTSFSMQIEEAVIEQKNATNEITKTIISISEGTQEIAGGADDLTTFSGETQMLAEQLSKLIEKFKVN; from the coding sequence ATGAGTATTCGGCTCCGAATTTCTTTATATATTTCCATCGTTCTATTCACCGCATTCGCTCTGCTTGCGGCGTATAATTCCTATTCTTCTTATCAGAACCTAAGAGAGGAAGTGGAACAAAGTTCCGATGTCACTGCGGAAAGATGGACCTATGAAATTATGGAAGAGTTGAATACTCTTATGGGTTTGATCCGAGGTCTTCGTTTTCCTTTGATCTATGCTTCTCCTCAGAGAGAGCAGGTGATCCAGACCTTGCAGGAAATTATGAAACGTAACCAAGACTATTTCGGCATGTGGCTTTGTTACGAACCGAACGCGTATGACGGAAAAGATACTTTGTACAAGAACAGGCCCGGCCATGACGGATCCGGTCGTTTTATTCCGTATTTAAACCGTGCCCGTGCCAAAGACATGGTGGATCTGGAAGCTTTAAGAGATTATAATAATACGGACGACACCGGAGATTTTTACCAGATCACTAAGAAGACGGATAAACCAACCGTGGTTGGTCCTTATTATTATACCGTAAGCGGTAAAAATATCCTGATGATCTCTCTTGTAGTCCCGATCAGTGTGGAAGGTCATTTTTACGGCGCCGCAGGTATGGATATAGATCTGAAAAATCTGCAGGAGAGGATCGGGAATAAAAGACCTTTCCGTGGTAAAGGCCATATCGCTCTTATTTCTCCGGCAGGTCTATACGCGATCAACGGGGAAAATAAGGACTTACTCGGTAAAAAGATCCCGGACGAGAATGAACTGAAACAATATCTAGAAAATGTAAAGGAAGGAAAAAGATTCGTATACGAGTCTGGCGGGGATACTTCTTATTATTTTCCGTTCCATATCGGAAAGGACCCCAAGTTCTGGACCCTGATGGTAAGCATTCCGAATTCGGTATATTATGAAAATATAGGAGAGATCATTTTAAAAGCCGTTCTTTCCTCCTTTTTGATCTTGATCGTAGTGCTACTTTCTTTAAATTTAATATTTGATCGTTTGGTGAGTTCAGGTCTCTTGAAAGCGATCGGTTTTTCCGATGAGATCGCAAAAGGGAATCTAACGGTTCGAAATGATTATCCTGTAAAAGACGAGATAGGCACATTATTCTTATCCATGGACCAAATGAGGGAGAATCTGCTAAACGTGGTCAAAGAGATGAGATCCTCTTCCGAAAAATTGAGTTCTAAATCGGAAGAGATGGCAGTTTCTTCCAGAAATTTTGCGGATATCGCTCAGACACAAGCTTCCGCCGCAGAAGAATCTTCCGCAGCAGTAGAAGAACTTGCCGCTTCCGCGCAAAACGTGGGTAAGTCCATGGAAAAAGCCGTGGAGAATACCAAAGAAATAGACGGTAATTCCATGCGCTTGAAGGAACAGATCGTAAGTATCAACCAAGAGATGCAGGGTCTGGTCAATCTTGCGGTAGAATCCAAAAGACAGGCAGTGACTGGAGAGAACGCAATGTTCGCTTCCACAAATGCGATGGGTGAGATCGGAGAAAGCGCCTCTAGAATTACGGAAATCTTATCTATTATCACCGAGATCTCAGAAAAAACGAACCTTCTCGCATTGAACGCAGCGATAGAAGCGGCCAGAGCGGGAGAAGCAGGAAAAGGATTTGCGGTAGTTGCAGAAGAGATAGGAAAACTTGCCTCACAAACTTCCAGTTCCGTGCAAGAGATAGGGGAACTAGTGGAATCCACGAATGATGCGGTCATGAACGGGAACTCCAAAGTAGAAGAGGCTTCTCAAATATTGAAAAAATTGAAACAAAGCGTGAACGAGTTCGAGATCTCCGCGAATAAGGTTTTAGTCTCCGTAAAAGAACAGGAAACGAATACCGGTAAGATCCAAAGCAGTTCCAATACTTTAACTTCTTTTAGTATGCAGATAGAAGAAGCGGTCATCGAGCAGAAAAACGCCACGAATGAGATCACTAAAACGATTATCAGCATTTCGGAAGGGACTCAGGAGATTGCAGGCGGGGCGGATGATCTCACTACATTCTCCGGTGAGACCCAGATGCTTGCGGAACAACTTTCTAAATTGATAGAAAAGTTTAAAGTGAACTAG
- a CDS encoding methyl-accepting chemotaxis protein has protein sequence MSIRARISLYLSLVLFLGFAVLTAINSVISYRSLHTEIESGSALSAERYTFEVKDYLDNAMGMTRGFRMLLIFSNPKREEVINTMLEILHRNPKWFGMWAVYEPNAFDGLDAQFKNKKGHDSSGRFISYVHSVKSVTDAVIEPSVNYDAIDGTGDFYQIPKKTMEPYVTDPYTYTAGGKQVQMISLCVPVSNAGKFWGVLGMDITTAQLQEAMGSIKPFRNLGYLALISPKGIYAANGGDPSLVGKVIPNAEELKLVQTKSEEHERFTYESDDYTHHFFPFKIGKGQKQWVMQISIPNSIFVKELFSVLLQNAVSSLLIVSLIVVVLHFIFQKLISAGLLKAIGFSEEIARGNLLASSDYNRNDEIGALLSAMNTMREHLFGVVKEIGSSTNKLAGTAEKMAVSSRNFSDVAQTQASAAEECSAAVEELAASAQNVGKSMQRAVSSMREIDGNVILLKEQIASINAEMQSLVSLAASSKDEAVTGESAMSTSNSAMGAIGDSASRINEILSLITEISEKTNLLALNAAIEAARAGEAGKGFAVVAEEIGKLASQTSSSVQEIGGLVNSTNTTVLDGNKKMGEASQILQRIKERVDEFDKSAKAVLSSVKTQESNTREIAESANSLMTFSLQIEEAVTEQRRATEEITKTIVNISEGTQEIATGADDLTTFSGDMHGQSEQLSNLIGKFKVS, from the coding sequence ATGAGCATTAGGGCCCGAATTTCATTATATCTCTCCTTAGTTCTATTTTTAGGTTTTGCAGTGCTTACCGCGATCAATTCGGTGATCTCTTATCGCAGTTTGCATACTGAAATCGAGTCAGGATCCGCATTAAGCGCAGAAAGATACACTTTCGAAGTGAAAGATTATCTGGATAACGCGATGGGGATGACCAGAGGTTTCAGGATGCTTCTTATCTTCTCCAACCCTAAAAGAGAAGAAGTAATCAATACGATGTTGGAGATCCTACATCGAAATCCGAAATGGTTCGGAATGTGGGCGGTATACGAGCCGAATGCGTTCGATGGTCTGGATGCTCAATTCAAAAATAAGAAGGGCCATGATTCTAGCGGAAGATTCATAAGTTATGTTCACTCCGTAAAATCGGTTACGGATGCAGTGATAGAACCTTCCGTCAATTATGATGCTATAGATGGGACTGGTGACTTTTATCAGATCCCTAAAAAGACAATGGAACCTTACGTAACGGATCCATACACTTATACGGCCGGTGGAAAACAAGTACAGATGATCTCTCTTTGTGTTCCTGTAAGTAATGCGGGAAAGTTTTGGGGAGTGCTCGGAATGGATATCACTACCGCTCAATTGCAAGAGGCAATGGGAAGTATAAAACCATTTCGTAATTTAGGATATTTAGCTCTCATCTCTCCTAAAGGAATTTACGCTGCGAACGGCGGTGATCCTAGTTTAGTGGGGAAGGTTATTCCTAACGCGGAAGAATTAAAATTAGTTCAAACCAAATCGGAAGAGCATGAACGTTTTACTTATGAATCGGATGATTATACTCATCATTTTTTCCCATTCAAGATCGGTAAAGGGCAGAAACAATGGGTGATGCAGATCAGCATCCCTAATTCCATTTTTGTAAAAGAACTATTCAGTGTACTTTTGCAGAATGCAGTTTCTTCCTTACTCATAGTGAGTTTGATCGTTGTAGTTCTTCATTTTATATTCCAAAAATTGATCTCCGCAGGGCTATTAAAGGCGATCGGATTCTCGGAAGAGATCGCAAGAGGGAATTTACTCGCTTCTTCCGATTATAACCGTAACGACGAGATCGGCGCTTTATTGTCCGCTATGAATACGATGAGAGAACATCTATTCGGTGTGGTAAAAGAGATCGGTTCTTCCACAAACAAGTTAGCCGGAACAGCAGAGAAGATGGCGGTTTCTTCTCGTAACTTCTCGGACGTGGCACAAACACAGGCGTCTGCGGCGGAAGAATGTTCTGCAGCGGTAGAAGAATTGGCTGCTTCTGCCCAAAATGTGGGTAAGTCCATGCAAAGAGCAGTCTCCAGTATGAGAGAGATTGACGGGAACGTAATTTTATTAAAAGAGCAGATCGCAAGTATCAATGCGGAGATGCAAAGTCTGGTAAGTCTGGCTGCTTCTTCCAAAGACGAAGCTGTTACCGGGGAATCTGCGATGAGCACTTCTAACAGCGCTATGGGGGCGATCGGGGACAGCGCCTCTAGGATCAATGAGATACTTTCCCTTATCACCGAGATCTCCGAAAAAACGAACCTTCTTGCATTAAACGCAGCGATAGAAGCTGCGAGAGCCGGAGAAGCAGGAAAAGGATTCGCAGTGGTCGCAGAAGAGATAGGTAAACTTGCCTCCCAAACTTCCAGTTCCGTGCAAGAGATAGGCGGGCTCGTAAATTCCACCAACACTACGGTATTGGATGGAAATAAAAAAATGGGAGAAGCGTCTCAGATACTACAAAGGATTAAGGAGAGGGTGGACGAATTCGATAAGTCTGCAAAGGCGGTTTTGAGTTCCGTGAAAACCCAGGAATCCAATACGAGAGAGATCGCAGAAAGTGCAAATTCTCTCATGACCTTCAGCTTACAGATCGAAGAGGCTGTAACCGAGCAAAGGAGAGCAACGGAGGAGATCACTAAAACCATCGTAAATATCTCGGAAGGTACCCAAGAGATTGCGACAGGAGCGGACGATCTTACTACATTCTCCGGAGATATGCATGGTCAGTCTGAGCAATTGTCCAATCTGATCGGAAAATTCAAAGTAAGCTAG
- the ilvN gene encoding acetolactate synthase small subunit: MKHILKILVNNHPGVMSHVSGLFTRRSYNIDSIAVGMTQDPEISNMVIVVKGDDSVVEQVKRQLLKLPDVIEVEDLAYHDCISRELVLVVVKVEDSNRTEIISICEVFQAKIADLTKTTMTIEFSGNTRQVEHFMEMMQKYGIQEIARTGQIALKYRST; the protein is encoded by the coding sequence ATGAAACATATACTGAAAATTTTGGTAAACAATCATCCGGGTGTGATGAGCCATGTGTCCGGTCTATTTACCAGAAGAAGTTATAATATAGATTCCATCGCTGTTGGTATGACCCAAGATCCTGAGATCTCTAATATGGTGATCGTAGTGAAAGGGGACGATTCAGTAGTAGAGCAGGTAAAACGCCAACTTCTGAAATTACCTGATGTGATCGAAGTGGAGGATCTTGCTTATCATGATTGTATCAGCAGAGAGCTTGTACTTGTTGTGGTAAAGGTAGAAGATTCAAATCGTACAGAGATCATTTCTATCTGTGAAGTTTTCCAGGCAAAGATCGCGGATCTGACCAAAACTACAATGACCATAGAGTTTTCCGGAAATACCAGACAGGTGGAACATTTTATGGAAATGATGCAGAAGTACGGGATCCAAGAAATCGCTCGTACCGGTCAGATCGCTTTAAAATACAGATCTACCTGA
- the ilvB gene encoding biosynthetic-type acetolactate synthase large subunit, which yields MPKTEAKISGARLMVELLEEYGVDIVFGYPGGAILPFYDELYKSTKIKHILVRHEQGAIHMAEGYARSTGKLGVCIATSGPGATNLVTGLTDAKLDSVPILAITGQVATNAIGTDAFQEADIYGITIPITKYNALIKSADDIARHFQEATLVALGGRPGPVLLDFPKDVQTELTSVRKVDKLKIDSRHYQKPPIGGDLDSFAAALNKAKRPLLYVGGGAINANASKEIREMAEKGNIPVTTTLMGIGAFPGTHQLSVGMLGMHGTAYANKAVLECDYILNLGARFDDRVAKPGEFAENAVRAHIDIDTAEFNKRVSVDYLLHGDLKEVLKALIPKVNKVDRPEWVGFLDTLKKNHPLEFDDTTDTIKPQGFLQKLYEKSKGKAIVSTDVGQHQMWAAQYYLFEEANRWLTSGGLGTMGYGLPAAIGAKFGNPNKTVICVSGDGSIQMNIQELATIAMYKKGVKILIFNNNFLGMVRQWQELFYEERFSESEWNYNPDFVKLGEAYSIKGLRISNKSEIDKALEFFLEDDDARILEVMIPAEEKVFPMIPAGKSQKDMIEFSDTVRAGKK from the coding sequence ATGCCGAAAACCGAAGCAAAAATCTCCGGTGCCCGTTTGATGGTCGAACTCCTGGAAGAATACGGAGTGGATATCGTCTTCGGATATCCAGGCGGAGCAATTCTGCCGTTTTACGACGAATTATATAAAAGTACTAAAATTAAACATATCCTAGTCCGCCATGAACAAGGTGCAATCCATATGGCAGAAGGGTATGCTCGTTCTACAGGTAAGCTCGGGGTATGTATTGCAACTTCCGGTCCGGGTGCTACGAACCTTGTGACCGGACTTACGGACGCAAAACTAGACTCGGTTCCGATCTTAGCGATCACCGGTCAGGTGGCAACCAACGCAATCGGAACAGATGCTTTCCAAGAAGCGGATATTTATGGGATCACTATCCCGATCACAAAGTACAATGCACTTATCAAGTCTGCGGATGATATCGCTAGACATTTCCAAGAGGCGACCTTAGTCGCTTTGGGTGGAAGACCTGGTCCGGTTCTTTTGGATTTTCCTAAGGATGTTCAGACAGAGCTTACTTCCGTTCGTAAAGTAGATAAACTTAAAATAGATTCTAGACATTATCAAAAGCCTCCGATCGGAGGAGATCTGGATTCTTTCGCGGCCGCATTGAATAAGGCAAAACGTCCTCTTCTTTATGTGGGAGGAGGAGCGATCAATGCGAATGCTTCCAAGGAGATCAGGGAGATGGCGGAGAAGGGCAACATCCCTGTTACCACAACTCTTATGGGGATAGGAGCATTTCCAGGTACTCACCAACTTTCAGTCGGGATGTTAGGAATGCACGGCACGGCTTATGCTAACAAAGCCGTATTAGAATGTGATTATATTCTAAACCTGGGAGCTAGGTTTGACGACAGAGTCGCTAAGCCCGGTGAATTCGCGGAGAATGCAGTACGTGCTCATATCGATATAGACACTGCGGAATTTAATAAAAGAGTTTCCGTGGATTATCTTCTGCATGGAGATCTAAAAGAAGTACTAAAGGCCCTTATCCCGAAAGTGAATAAGGTGGATCGTCCTGAATGGGTCGGATTTTTGGATACATTAAAGAAAAACCATCCATTAGAATTTGATGATACTACCGATACGATCAAACCTCAGGGGTTTTTGCAGAAATTATACGAAAAAAGTAAGGGAAAGGCGATTGTTTCCACGGATGTGGGACAACACCAAATGTGGGCCGCTCAATACTATCTTTTCGAAGAAGCAAATCGTTGGTTGACTTCAGGAGGACTAGGCACCATGGGGTACGGTCTTCCTGCAGCCATTGGAGCTAAATTCGGAAATCCTAATAAAACAGTGATTTGTGTTTCCGGAGACGGTTCCATCCAGATGAATATCCAGGAATTGGCAACCATCGCGATGTACAAGAAAGGGGTCAAGATCCTGATCTTTAATAATAATTTCTTAGGAATGGTCCGCCAGTGGCAGGAACTATTCTATGAGGAAAGATTCTCAGAGTCCGAATGGAATTATAATCCTGATTTCGTAAAATTGGGCGAGGCATATTCCATAAAGGGATTAAGAATTTCTAATAAATCCGAAATCGACAAGGCTCTGGAATTTTTCTTAGAAGATGACGACGCAAGGATCCTAGAAGTGATGATCCCTGCCGAAGAAAAAGTATTCCCTATGATCCCTGCGGGCAAATCCCAAAAGGACATGATCGAATTTTCCGACACAGTTCGGGCCGGTAAAAAATGA
- a CDS encoding tetratricopeptide repeat protein, translating to MNEPIEKPQAGKEEEDSHFAQIKSLAKEAYRFLDSRQWDKAESKLKELLAKEPSNTYGLVGMGDLHFKRKEFRQALDFYNRCIKEDSSNKFSLMGLMNCYREMNLLNRVIEVAEEYRHITITDASILSRVADAHRKLKNFKESEVYYMQALQINPKDQYVIVGLGHLFFACQRYKDAISWWEKLLVIQPDNIKILTEIGNSYRKIKDFDEAIRYYRRAADLDPRNFFALYGLAESYRGKKDFRKANEFWERILEFDPDNKLIINRYADSLRGMGEFDKALECFNRILSEGEDYFALLGKASSLKMKGARDKAEEIYVDLHKKFPMDPRPVVELSELYSDMGKRDEALKLLNDFHRKQPLNEEVKQKLDSFSE from the coding sequence ATGAACGAGCCTATTGAAAAACCCCAAGCAGGAAAGGAAGAAGAAGATTCACATTTTGCTCAGATCAAAAGTTTAGCAAAAGAAGCCTACCGTTTTCTGGATAGCAGACAATGGGACAAGGCCGAATCCAAATTGAAGGAACTTCTGGCTAAAGAACCGAGTAATACCTACGGTTTAGTCGGGATGGGAGACCTTCATTTTAAACGAAAGGAATTCAGACAGGCTCTGGATTTTTATAACAGATGTATCAAAGAAGATTCATCCAATAAGTTTTCCCTAATGGGACTTATGAACTGCTATAGAGAGATGAACCTGCTCAATCGGGTCATCGAGGTAGCGGAAGAATATAGACATATTACTATCACTGACGCATCCATATTAAGCAGGGTTGCGGACGCTCATAGAAAACTCAAAAACTTCAAAGAATCGGAAGTATATTATATGCAGGCGCTGCAGATCAATCCTAAGGATCAGTATGTGATCGTAGGTTTGGGGCATTTATTCTTCGCCTGCCAAAGGTATAAAGACGCAATCAGCTGGTGGGAAAAATTGTTGGTTATCCAACCTGACAATATCAAGATCCTAACCGAGATCGGAAACAGCTATCGTAAGATCAAAGACTTCGATGAGGCGATCCGTTATTATCGCAGAGCAGCGGATTTGGATCCAAGGAACTTCTTCGCGCTATACGGTTTGGCGGAATCCTATCGTGGTAAAAAAGATTTCCGCAAAGCAAACGAGTTTTGGGAAAGAATTTTGGAATTCGATCCGGACAATAAACTTATCATCAACAGATATGCAGATAGTTTAAGAGGTATGGGAGAATTCGACAAAGCATTAGAATGTTTTAATAGAATTCTTTCGGAAGGTGAGGATTATTTCGCACTTCTTGGAAAAGCTTCTTCTTTGAAGATGAAAGGTGCAAGAGACAAGGCGGAGGAAATTTATGTGGATCTTCACAAAAAATTCCCGATGGACCCTCGCCCTGTGGTGGAACTTTCGGAACTCTATTCCGATATGGGAAAAAGGGACGAGGCTCTCAAGTTATTGAACGACTTCCACAGAAAGCAGCCTTTAAACGAGGAAGTAAAACAAAAGCTGGATTCATTCTCGGAATAA
- a CDS encoding metallophosphoesterase, with protein MIFDSSDKRIAVVGDIHGFWTWVDTEYFSKSNYDSVIFTGDLGNNRPGNTNKIAQLISKVRKPKYIILGNHDTTSIPQLLMEITNASPNMGYLSHTFHLLRYKKLLKDLGDTRICQYNLFEDGDGLSILGARPLSMGARFNFPIFIKHVFGISSYEGSEKKLHELIQGIDFQKQDLIILAHNGPSGLGDKAYDIWGCDFKKEEGDFGDKDLGNFIRRTSNQGRQPKVVIAGHMHHSSRKLRVKTRIWKRKEEGTLYLNAARVPRIFSDKEGNIWHHHVELTRKNGIWDAEAKYLKNGVEEIFPLPEFIEREKNRIEIKD; from the coding sequence TTGATATTTGATTCTTCTGATAAACGGATCGCTGTAGTGGGCGATATACATGGATTCTGGACTTGGGTCGATACGGAATACTTTTCTAAAAGCAATTATGATTCCGTGATATTTACGGGAGATCTTGGGAATAATCGACCGGGGAATACGAACAAGATCGCCCAATTGATCTCTAAAGTCCGGAAACCAAAGTATATCATTTTAGGAAATCATGATACTACTTCTATCCCTCAATTACTAATGGAGATCACAAATGCCTCGCCTAACATGGGCTACTTAAGTCATACGTTCCATCTTCTTAGATACAAAAAGCTTCTTAAGGATCTGGGAGATACTCGTATCTGCCAATATAATCTTTTCGAGGATGGAGACGGACTTTCCATTTTAGGTGCCAGACCTCTTTCTATGGGAGCCAGGTTTAATTTTCCAATATTTATCAAACATGTATTCGGGATCTCTTCTTATGAAGGATCGGAGAAAAAACTGCATGAATTGATCCAGGGCATTGACTTCCAAAAACAGGATCTGATCATTCTTGCTCATAACGGTCCTTCCGGCCTGGGAGACAAAGCTTATGATATTTGGGGCTGCGATTTCAAAAAAGAAGAAGGGGATTTCGGAGACAAGGACCTGGGCAATTTTATACGAAGGACCTCAAACCAAGGCAGACAACCGAAGGTAGTGATCGCAGGGCATATGCACCATTCTTCCAGAAAATTAAGAGTAAAGACTAGGATCTGGAAAAGAAAAGAAGAAGGTACACTGTATCTAAATGCAGCTCGAGTCCCGCGCATCTTCTCCGACAAAGAAGGAAACATTTGGCACCATCATGTGGAACTGACTAGAAAAAATGGGATTTGGGATGCTGAGGCGAAATATTTGAAAAATGGAGTGGAGGAAATTTTTCCCCTCCCTGAATTTATAGAGAGGGAGAAAAATCGGATAGAAATAAAAGACTGA
- a CDS encoding methyl-accepting chemotaxis protein, whose protein sequence is MKNINKEISVFSARFLFLTEGLGYLIGTPFAIVFLIHFMDLDLTGVDSLWFVMGAIFVLGLITSSLSSFYKLKPLRKYSKQFAEGAVTRETVIGAQKAVFRLPVLHAADILVRIWMGGGIFVVFLGIFLPISKTDYSILLGLIVFGGLWSAVYFYLITDWLKDNLTRTDLFGSISLESLVKLNLTKTLALVFFSIVLVLAIGVSLVVYKLNYESLKNAYTNQMLNVAHTLDLLTQGIYEDTEEEAELIIRNKTLGSLVSQKKWKEAENFLTGFLGSSQRFEGIAVWKEAGDWFSHSVGTGTLASSTIVPLTSAFQLPGAEEIRNTNKEKAFFFSEPSNSTQNGSPVILYIREFELNDGSKAFLVFSVRIGDLTNNIVQSIKIGKTGYPGLLTPKMTFLNHISESMRLKKMEDLPFAKSFVNAPDGVPIKYVMDGAYKSMVVHTNKKYGFRSFVTIVNEEVSKEAISTIFYMLAISFSGLFVIGFIIYFILSKSLKPLRDSQNLIEKMSEGDLTHKLTVLSRDEIGEMAISINEFNRKVKAVLYKIFDASHSLANSSEEMSGTLKTISDNAQSQAAASEEISASIEEISAGMDAISYRTKEQVSLLNSLDSEMLEFSSSILATSENLENTLSHVKEITDEARRGGKSLELTDQSIRKISQSSDQITGVIEIITTISEQIHLLALNAAIEAARAGTAGKGFAVVADEISKLADKTSDSMKEIENIIQANETEIGIGVSNIRDTVSVIGGIIQRIETIYIRMNEVSSVMGEQLVRNKVVNKKGQEVKERSEGIQTAIQEQKLAVEEISKTISSINDLTQSNASSTEELSSGSVGLAHLSEDLKNQAEYFHF, encoded by the coding sequence ATGAAAAACATAAACAAAGAAATTTCCGTATTCTCCGCAAGGTTCCTATTCTTAACGGAAGGTTTAGGTTATCTGATCGGAACTCCATTTGCGATCGTCTTTCTGATCCATTTTATGGACTTGGATCTTACGGGAGTGGACTCTCTTTGGTTCGTCATGGGAGCGATCTTCGTCCTAGGACTTATTACCAGTTCACTTTCTTCTTTTTATAAATTAAAACCGTTACGAAAATATTCCAAACAATTTGCAGAAGGTGCAGTAACTAGAGAAACGGTCATCGGTGCTCAAAAAGCGGTTTTCCGTCTACCTGTTCTACACGCAGCAGACATACTGGTAAGGATCTGGATGGGAGGCGGGATCTTTGTAGTTTTTCTAGGGATCTTTCTGCCTATCAGTAAGACCGATTATTCTATTCTATTAGGGCTGATCGTATTCGGGGGCCTTTGGAGCGCCGTTTATTTTTATCTGATCACGGATTGGCTAAAGGACAATTTAACTAGAACGGATCTATTCGGCTCTATTTCCTTAGAGTCCTTGGTTAAACTCAATCTAACCAAAACCTTGGCATTGGTCTTTTTTTCCATCGTTCTTGTTTTAGCGATAGGTGTTTCACTAGTGGTTTATAAACTCAATTATGAATCTTTAAAGAATGCTTATACAAACCAAATGTTGAATGTGGCTCATACCTTGGACCTTCTTACCCAAGGAATTTACGAGGACACGGAAGAAGAAGCCGAACTTATCATCCGAAACAAAACCCTAGGATCTCTAGTCTCTCAGAAAAAATGGAAAGAAGCGGAAAACTTCCTAACTGGCTTTTTAGGTTCCAGCCAAAGATTCGAAGGGATCGCAGTTTGGAAAGAAGCAGGAGATTGGTTCTCTCATTCCGTGGGAACCGGGACATTAGCGAGCAGCACTATAGTTCCATTAACTTCCGCATTCCAACTTCCGGGAGCGGAAGAAATACGAAATACAAATAAGGAGAAGGCATTCTTTTTTAGCGAACCTTCCAATTCTACCCAAAACGGTTCTCCAGTCATTTTATATATTAGAGAATTTGAATTGAATGACGGCTCTAAGGCGTTTCTGGTATTCTCCGTTCGTATAGGAGATCTGACCAATAATATAGTTCAATCCATTAAGATAGGAAAAACGGGTTATCCCGGACTTCTCACTCCCAAGATGACATTCTTAAATCATATCAGCGAAAGTATGAGATTAAAAAAAATGGAAGATCTTCCATTCGCAAAATCATTCGTGAACGCGCCGGATGGAGTCCCGATCAAGTATGTAATGGACGGTGCGTATAAATCTATGGTTGTTCACACGAATAAAAAATACGGATTTAGATCTTTCGTAACTATAGTAAACGAAGAAGTTTCCAAGGAAGCGATCTCCACAATCTTCTATATGTTAGCAATTTCATTTAGTGGATTGTTTGTAATCGGATTTATCATTTATTTCATTCTATCCAAAAGTTTAAAACCTTTAAGAGACAGCCAAAACCTGATCGAAAAAATGTCGGAAGGAGATCTGACCCATAAACTCACAGTTCTTTCCAGAGACGAGATCGGAGAGATGGCAATCAGTATCAACGAATTCAATCGTAAGGTAAAAGCGGTTCTTTATAAAATTTTCGATGCTTCTCATAGTTTGGCTAATTCTTCCGAAGAAATGTCAGGCACCTTAAAAACGATCTCAGATAATGCACAAAGCCAAGCCGCTGCCTCCGAGGAAATTTCAGCTTCTATCGAAGAGATCTCCGCGGGAATGGATGCAATCTCCTATAGGACAAAAGAGCAAGTCAGCCTTCTCAACTCTCTGGATTCCGAGATGCTGGAATTTTCTTCTTCTATCCTGGCTACTTCTGAAAATTTAGAAAACACTCTTTCTCATGTAAAAGAGATCACTGATGAAGCGAGAAGAGGTGGAAAATCTTTGGAGCTAACCGACCAAAGTATCCGTAAAATTTCCCAAAGTTCCGATCAGATCACAGGCGTGATAGAGATCATCACAACAATCTCCGAGCAGATCCACCTTCTCGCGTTGAACGCAGCTATAGAAGCAGCAAGAGCCGGAACTGCAGGAAAAGGATTTGCAGTAGTCGCAGACGAAATTTCCAAACTCGCAGATAAAACTTCCGACAGTATGAAGGAGATAGAAAATATCATCCAAGCAAACGAAACTGAGATAGGGATCGGGGTCAGCAATATCCGGGACACGGTAAGTGTGATCGGAGGGATTATCCAGAGAATTGAAACGATCTATATCCGGATGAACGAGGTATCTTCCGTGATGGGAGAGCAGCTGGTCCGAAATAAGGTAGTGAACAAAAAAGGCCAGGAAGTTAAGGAAAGATCGGAAGGCATCCAAACCGCGATCCAGGAGCAAAAACTGGCAGTCGAAGAAATTTCTAAAACTATTTCGAGTATCAACGACCTGACACAATCTAACGCTTCTTCTACAGAAGAATTGAGTTCAGGTTCCGTGGGTCTCGCCCATTTGTCAGAGGATCTGAAAAACCAAGCGGAGTACTTTCATTTTTGA